A single region of the Brachypodium distachyon strain Bd21 chromosome 3, Brachypodium_distachyon_v3.0, whole genome shotgun sequence genome encodes:
- the LOC104584078 gene encoding uncharacterized protein LOC104584078: protein MSSNNDLFGTKQTEINNYGPSLAVHLPTSVPEFLTGPNNDQFETEQTKQNHDGASLDVHLPSPETPCLEPGCSLTDILTGPNNDLFEIKQTEENHDGASRDVDVHLPSPETPCLELGCSLTDILTSPNNDLFEIEQTEENHDGGSLDVGVHLPSPRCSLTDILTSPKNDLFEIEKTEENHDGALLDVDVQLPSQGCSLTDILTSPKNDLFEIEKTEENHDGALLDVDVQLPSQGCSLTDILTSPSNDLFGTEQTEENHDGALLDVDVQLPSQGCSLTDILRSPSNDLFGTEQTELSHSGPSLGVLPSSESPCLEPWLLEILTDSNNDLSGTKDTEPNHDGPSLGVLPSSVASVTSVITQEKSGGSDMFNWKAFFETTHVTQPLVSNSGVMNDKGNHMNNQIDLGKSFGRVGCSSTRMGLANEIMMSANCTTNQQVVSGNQASYPNDGVLIPGSVPASTVVITDEPSGSQAQVDDMLNWDQINEIMMDDNSTTNRQIVPENQASYPSHGVLIPGSAPATVSTAVTTEKQPSGSQAQAKPMFNWAVFFKKPLVTQPSVPSTPFMNGKTIQQLPQYNSFNGSQTFLQIDPGNLLSNSNSNINISSETAVLEQIGQSLLLDDNEADVVDAVEEERLLSTVNSLSSLIR, encoded by the exons ATGAGTTCGAACAATGATCTGTTTGGGACTAAACAAACAGAAATAAATAATTATGGACCCTCGCTTGCTGTACACCTCCCAACCTCAG TGCCAGAATTCCTAACGGGTCCAAACAATGACCAGTTTGAGActgaacaaacaaaacaaaatcatgatgGAGCCTCGCTTGATGTACACCTCCCAAGCCCAG AGACTCCTTGTTTGGAACCAGGGTGTTCACTGACTGACATCCTAACGGGTCCGAACAATGACCTGTTTGAGATTaaacaaacagaagaaaatcatgaTGGAGCCTCGCGTGATGTTGATGTACACCTCCCAAGCCCAG AGACTCCTTGTTTGGAACTAGGGTGTTCACTGACTGACATCCTAACGAGTCCCAACAATGACCTCTTTGAGATTGaacaaacagaagaaaatcatgacGGAGGCTCGCTTGATGTTGGTGTACACCTCCCAAGCCCAC GGTGTTCATTGACTGACATCCTAACGAGTCCGAAGAATGACCTCTTTGAGAttgaaaaaacagaagaaaatcatgaTGGAGCCTTGCTTGATGTTGATGTACAGCTCCCAAGCCAAG GGTGTTCATTGACTGACATCCTAACGAGTCCGAAGAATGACCTCTTTGAGAttgaaaaaacagaagaaaatcatgaTGGAGCCTTGCTTGATGTTGATGTACAGCTCCCAAGCCAAG GGTGTTCATTGACTGACATCCTAACGAGTCCGAGCAATGACCTGTTTGGGACTGaacaaacagaagaaaatcatgaTGGAGCCTTGCTTGATGTTGATGTACAGCTCCCAAGCCAAG GGTGTTCACTGACTGACATCCTAAGGAGTCCGAGCAATGACCTGTTTGGGACTGAACAAACAGAACTAAGTCATTCTGGACCCTCTCTTGGTGTACTCCCAAGCTCAG AGAGTCCTTGTTTGGAACCATGGTTGCTTGAAATCCTAACGGATTCGAACAATGACCTGTCTGGGACTAAAGACACAGAACCAAATCATGATGGACCCTCGCTTGGTGTACTCCCAAGCTCAG TTGCTTCTGTTACCTCTGTGATTACACAAGAAAAATCTGGTGGGAGTGACATGTTTAACTGGAAGGCATTCTTTGAAACTACTCACGTCACGCAACCGTTAGTGTCTAATAGTGGGGTCATGAATGACAAAGGGAACCACATGAACAATCAGATCGATCTAGGGAAGTCTTTTGGCAGGGTCGGTTGTTCATCGACAAGAATGGGTCTGGCTAATGAGATAATGATGTCTGCTAACTGTACAACGAATCAGCAAGTCGTATCAGGGAACCAAGCAAGTTACCCCAATGATGGTGTTCTCATCCCAGGCTCAG TTCCTGCTAGTACCGTTGTGATTACTGACGAGCCTTCAGGGTCGCAAGCTCAAGTCGATGACATGCTTAACTGGGATCAGATTAATGAGATAATGATGGATGATAACAGTACGACGAATCGGCAGATCGTACCGGAGAACCAAGCAAGCTACCCCAGTCATGGTGTTCTTATCCCAGGCTCAG CTCCTGCTACTGTTAGTACCGCTGTGACCACTGAGAAGCAGCCTTCAGGGTCGCAAGCTCAAGCCAAGCCCATGTTTAACTGGGCTGTCTTCTTCAAAAAGCCTCTCGTGACGCAACCCTCCGTTCCCAGTACTCCATTCATGAATGGAAAGACGATCCAGCAGCTGCCCCAATATAACAGCTTCAATGGCAGCCAGACCTTCCTGCAGATTGACCCGGGGAACTTGCTGAGCAATAGCAACAGCAACATCAACATCTCATCTGAGACAGCAGTGCTGGAGCAGATAGGCCAGAGCCTGCTCCTGGATGACAACGAGGCTGACGTGGTCGATGCTGTAGAGGAAGAGAGGCTCCTGAGCACGGTGAACTCGCTGTCCTCCTTAATTCGGTAA